From Corynebacterium sp. BD556, the proteins below share one genomic window:
- a CDS encoding alpha/beta fold hydrolase, whose product MARKSPKNRFASLVGAAAMTLGGVLAMMPTANAQATPEIQWEPCPVHVDAPTAQCGRFATPMDYSNPAGAKISIGVMKIPAANPAARRGALYGNPGGPGGDAYTYFGTSQAGFQWPQEIRDEWDLIAVQPRGLLHSTPLECSFPESGDLSSAAKLQADMLLNTGAATRQLCQGPIPGYAQTLTTENNARDWEAARKALGYDTISIMGLSYGTYLGSAYATLFPNTTDKVVLDSAMDPNAQWQKLMSDQQAGYERVLNEYFDYVARNDERYQMGNTPLKAYQYWSNKIVAETGTNPTVTPPPARVGDLPPGLAFVGQAGADAMTATGKARVESEGIVSRLLNPGANQVNSKLLSATRFMLPQAMNWDTLARLTNGTLQTPLAGEPIPDPSKEVLEEFQAQQIALVQLQGAQLCNENVSPANPLLIPAYVWSNFVTGDIFTAPNAMIGSGAYCNGAAPVTGKVALSAAGLKTRPMQINAINDPQTIYAGHGTIANAMNSQLVTVHGPGHGHVALGNKVVDRMVVDYLRTGKVTSAHAPGYFEALSY is encoded by the coding sequence TTGGCACGGAAGTCCCCGAAAAACCGCTTTGCTTCACTTGTTGGCGCTGCCGCGATGACGCTCGGTGGTGTCCTCGCCATGATGCCGACGGCAAACGCGCAAGCTACCCCTGAAATCCAGTGGGAACCGTGCCCGGTACACGTCGACGCCCCGACCGCGCAGTGCGGACGTTTCGCCACCCCGATGGATTACTCCAATCCAGCAGGCGCGAAGATATCCATCGGCGTAATGAAGATTCCGGCTGCCAACCCCGCGGCACGCCGCGGCGCCCTCTACGGCAACCCTGGTGGCCCTGGCGGCGACGCCTACACCTACTTCGGCACATCACAAGCCGGTTTTCAATGGCCGCAGGAAATCCGCGACGAATGGGACCTCATCGCCGTCCAACCGCGGGGCCTGCTGCACTCCACACCACTTGAATGTTCCTTCCCGGAATCCGGCGACCTGTCCTCCGCGGCCAAATTGCAGGCAGACATGTTGCTGAACACCGGCGCGGCCACCCGCCAGCTATGCCAAGGCCCCATCCCCGGCTACGCACAAACCCTAACCACCGAAAACAACGCGCGAGATTGGGAAGCCGCACGCAAAGCTTTGGGCTACGACACCATCTCCATCATGGGGTTGTCCTACGGCACCTACCTCGGCTCCGCTTACGCCACCTTGTTCCCCAACACGACGGACAAAGTCGTTCTTGACTCCGCCATGGACCCCAACGCCCAGTGGCAAAAGCTCATGTCCGACCAGCAAGCAGGATACGAACGGGTCCTCAACGAATACTTCGACTACGTGGCACGCAATGACGAGCGCTACCAGATGGGTAACACCCCACTGAAGGCATACCAGTACTGGTCAAACAAAATCGTCGCGGAAACCGGCACCAACCCGACTGTGACCCCGCCGCCTGCCCGAGTCGGCGACCTGCCGCCGGGACTGGCCTTCGTCGGCCAAGCCGGAGCTGACGCGATGACCGCCACCGGCAAAGCACGTGTCGAAAGCGAAGGTATCGTCTCCCGCCTGCTCAACCCCGGCGCTAACCAAGTCAACTCGAAGCTTCTCTCAGCCACTCGTTTCATGCTGCCCCAAGCAATGAATTGGGACACCCTGGCGCGGTTGACCAACGGAACCCTTCAAACCCCGCTCGCCGGCGAGCCGATTCCGGACCCCTCGAAGGAGGTTCTTGAGGAGTTTCAGGCACAGCAGATCGCTCTCGTGCAACTCCAAGGCGCGCAACTGTGCAACGAGAACGTCTCCCCCGCCAACCCCCTTCTCATCCCCGCCTATGTGTGGTCGAACTTCGTCACCGGCGACATCTTCACCGCACCCAACGCGATGATCGGCTCGGGCGCGTACTGCAATGGTGCCGCTCCCGTCACCGGCAAGGTGGCCCTGAGCGCAGCGGGGTTGAAAACCCGCCCGATGCAAATCAACGCCATCAACGACCCACAGACCATCTACGCCGGACACGGCACCATCGCCAACGCCATGAACTCCCAGCTCGTCACCGTCCACGGCCCAGGACACGGTCATGTCGCGCTGGGCAACAAGGTCGTTGACCGCATGGTCGTTGACTACCTGCGCACCGGAAAGGTCACCTCCGCACACGCCCCCGGCTACTTCGAAGCACTCAGCTACTAA
- a CDS encoding LutC/YkgG family protein: MSTTRNEAAKKEILQRVHNALTLSGAPASVEHAQARRSTVERGSAELRALLVDRLEDYKATVVETTEDELSARIAAVLHERDCSHVVYAPGLPTSLFADFTGNARPDNTSDDPRMLGEVDAVVTDSHVTCALTGTITLESGPQCGRRALSLVPDRHVVIVRDKTVVYGVPEMIARLNPDTPATMISGPSATSDIELVRVEGVHGPRDLIVFLVSSADPQP; the protein is encoded by the coding sequence ATGTCCACGACCCGAAACGAAGCAGCAAAAAAGGAAATCCTCCAACGGGTACACAACGCCTTGACGCTGTCAGGTGCTCCCGCCAGCGTCGAGCACGCGCAGGCCCGCCGCAGCACCGTCGAGCGTGGTTCCGCCGAGCTGCGGGCGTTGCTCGTCGACAGGCTGGAGGATTACAAGGCAACGGTCGTCGAAACCACCGAGGACGAACTGTCAGCCAGAATTGCGGCGGTGCTGCACGAACGCGATTGTTCCCACGTGGTGTATGCCCCGGGGCTGCCCACATCCTTGTTTGCTGACTTCACTGGCAACGCGCGCCCCGACAATACTTCTGACGATCCCCGCATGCTCGGGGAGGTCGACGCAGTTGTCACCGACTCGCACGTCACCTGCGCACTGACCGGCACCATCACCCTCGAATCTGGGCCGCAGTGCGGGCGGCGGGCCCTCAGCCTGGTGCCTGATCGCCACGTCGTGATCGTGCGTGATAAAACCGTCGTCTACGGGGTGCCCGAGATGATCGCCCGGCTCAACCCCGACACACCCGCCACCATGATCTCGGGGCCGTCCGCCACCTCCGACATCGAACTGGTGCGCGTCGAGGGCGTCCACGGCCCGCGCGACCTCATCGTGTTCCTTGTCAGTTCAGCGGACCCACAACCATAG
- a CDS encoding LutB/LldF family L-lactate oxidation iron-sulfur protein, translating to MKVSLGTPPMPPHAHGPSHLRGDVKFQKRAHIELDDATKRRNLHYATTTIRTKRQGVVDELDDWEALREAGSTIKRDVLARLPELLEQFEAAVTARGGHVHWARDSREANDIIRDLIQATGETEVVKIKSMATQEIALNEELEKAGIHAQETDLAELIVQLGEDFPSHILVPAIHRNRAEIRDIFTRTMPNVDASLSAEPADLAEAARAHLREQFMKAKVAISGANFGIAETGTVSIVESEGNGRMCLTLPETLISVMGVEKLLPSFDDLGVFLQLLPRSSTGERMNPYTSLWSGVTEGDGPQNFHIVLLDNGRTAALADEIGREALKCIRCSACLNVCPVYERAGGHSYGSTYPGPIGAILTPQLTGMDSADDPNSSLPYASSLCGRCDEVCPVKIPITDILLELRHRKVEDHTARLESFAFGAISLLWGKPGLWDKVVRTLALGRLFGGVNKQITTLPAPMSTWTNYRDVAIPPKKSFRQWWESEEAQSLLAEAYSNAQNKNSEDN from the coding sequence GTGAAGGTTTCCCTCGGCACACCCCCCATGCCCCCTCACGCGCACGGCCCCAGCCACCTGCGCGGTGACGTGAAGTTTCAAAAACGTGCGCACATCGAGCTTGACGACGCCACAAAGCGCCGCAACCTGCACTACGCAACCACCACCATCCGCACCAAGCGCCAGGGCGTCGTTGATGAACTCGACGACTGGGAGGCGCTGCGCGAAGCTGGCTCGACCATTAAACGCGATGTGCTGGCGCGCCTGCCGGAACTGCTCGAGCAGTTCGAGGCCGCCGTTACCGCCCGCGGCGGGCATGTCCATTGGGCGCGCGATTCCCGCGAGGCCAACGACATTATCCGCGATTTGATCCAGGCCACCGGAGAGACAGAGGTAGTCAAGATCAAATCCATGGCCACCCAGGAAATCGCCCTCAACGAGGAGCTTGAAAAGGCAGGTATCCACGCGCAGGAAACCGACCTGGCGGAGCTGATAGTCCAGCTTGGGGAGGACTTCCCCTCGCATATCTTGGTGCCGGCCATCCACCGCAACCGCGCGGAGATCCGCGATATTTTCACCCGCACCATGCCAAACGTGGATGCTTCTTTGTCCGCCGAACCGGCGGACTTGGCGGAAGCGGCCCGCGCACACCTGCGCGAGCAGTTTATGAAGGCGAAGGTGGCCATCTCGGGCGCGAATTTCGGCATTGCAGAAACAGGTACTGTCTCCATCGTCGAATCTGAGGGCAATGGCCGGATGTGTCTGACACTTCCGGAAACTCTCATCAGCGTGATGGGGGTGGAAAAGCTCCTTCCCTCTTTCGACGACCTCGGCGTGTTCCTGCAGCTTCTGCCGCGCTCATCTACCGGTGAGCGGATGAACCCTTATACTTCCTTGTGGTCGGGCGTGACCGAAGGCGACGGCCCGCAAAACTTTCACATCGTGTTGTTAGACAACGGCCGCACCGCCGCGCTCGCAGACGAAATTGGGCGCGAAGCCCTCAAATGTATCCGTTGCTCCGCCTGCTTGAACGTCTGCCCAGTCTACGAGCGTGCCGGCGGGCACTCCTACGGCTCGACCTATCCCGGCCCCATCGGCGCGATCCTCACCCCGCAATTGACCGGCATGGACTCGGCTGATGACCCGAACTCCTCTTTGCCTTACGCTTCTTCCCTGTGCGGGCGCTGCGACGAGGTATGCCCGGTTAAAATCCCCATCACGGACATCCTCCTTGAGTTGCGCCACCGCAAGGTAGAAGACCACACTGCCCGCTTGGAATCTTTTGCCTTCGGCGCGATCAGTCTGCTGTGGGGCAAACCTGGCCTGTGGGACAAGGTAGTGCGCACGCTAGCGTTGGGGCGCCTTTTTGGCGGCGTCAACAAACAGATCACAACACTTCCCGCACCCATGTCGACGTGGACGAACTACCGCGACGTTGCCATCCCGCCGAAGAAGTCTTTTCGGCAGTGGTGGGAATCTGAGGAAGCACAAAGCTTGCTTGCCGAGGCCTATAGCAACGCCCAGAACAAAAACAGTGAGGACAACTGA
- a CDS encoding (Fe-S)-binding protein: MRVALFSTCIGDALFPDAHKASALVLSRLGYEVVFPQGQTCCGQMHVNTGYQRQAVPIIESYVEAFSDPSIDYVVAPSGSCAGAVRHQHATLAERYGSASLAQEARHTAAKTYELTEFITDVAGTHNLGAFFPHRVTYHESCHSKRVLGVGERPYDLLRNVEGLDLVDLPNKEECCGFGGTFAVKMSEVSAAMVADKTRHIKDTQAEYVTAGDSSCLMNIAGALSRQHLGIRALHIAEILASTKEHPWTPRSAAYSKESML; this comes from the coding sequence ATGCGGGTCGCTTTGTTTTCCACCTGTATCGGCGACGCACTTTTCCCAGACGCCCACAAGGCCTCAGCCCTGGTGCTCTCGCGCCTCGGTTACGAGGTTGTGTTCCCGCAAGGGCAGACGTGCTGCGGGCAAATGCACGTCAACACCGGCTACCAGCGTCAGGCGGTGCCGATCATTGAAAGCTATGTCGAGGCCTTTTCCGATCCTTCCATCGACTACGTGGTCGCCCCCTCCGGCTCCTGCGCCGGAGCCGTGCGCCACCAGCACGCCACCCTCGCCGAGCGCTACGGCTCAGCCTCGCTGGCCCAAGAAGCGCGACACACCGCTGCAAAAACCTATGAGCTCACTGAGTTCATCACCGACGTGGCAGGCACTCACAACCTCGGGGCGTTTTTCCCGCACCGGGTGACCTACCACGAGTCTTGCCACTCGAAGCGGGTGCTGGGGGTGGGCGAGCGACCCTACGACTTGTTGCGCAATGTCGAGGGCCTGGACTTAGTCGATCTGCCCAACAAGGAGGAGTGTTGCGGATTCGGAGGCACCTTCGCTGTAAAGATGAGCGAAGTCTCCGCCGCGATGGTCGCGGACAAAACCCGCCACATCAAAGACACCCAGGCCGAGTACGTCACCGCTGGTGACTCCTCATGTTTGATGAACATTGCGGGGGCCTTAAGCCGCCAGCACCTGGGCATCCGCGCCTTGCACATCGCCGAGATCCTCGCTTCCACCAAGGAACACCCGTGGACGCCGAGATCGGCCGCTTACTCGAAGGAGTCAATGCTGTGA
- the argS gene encoding arginine--tRNA ligase: protein MTPADLAAAIQAATRAVLSAHELDASVVPDTVTVERPRNPEHGDYATNIALQVAKKAGTNPRELAGWLVEALADNGAFASAEVAGPGFINLRLAADAQGKIVTDILAAADTYGGSNIYAGQKINLEFVSANPTGPVHLGGTRWAAVGDSLGRVLEAVGAEVTREYYFNDHGGQIDRFARSLVAAAKGEPAPEDGYGGAYISEIAEKVVVIRPDALDGTDAEVQENFRAAGVEMMFAHIKDSLEQFGVNFDVFFHENSLFESGAVDQAIATLKDNGNLYEQDGAWWLRSSDFGDDKDRVVIKSDGNAAYIAGDIAYVADKFSRGHTLAIYMLGADHHGYIARLRAAAAALGYNPEAVEVLIGQMVNLVREGTPVKMSKRAGTIITLDDLVEAIGVDGARYALVRSSVDQSLDIDLDLWTKASSDNPVYYVQYGHARLCSIARRADEAAVAIGDPDVSLLVHDKEGDLIRTLGEFPAVVTAAAELREPHRIARYAEELASSFHKFYDSCQILPKAGEDPAAIHSARLALAMATRQVLSNALNLVGVSAPERM, encoded by the coding sequence ATGACTCCAGCAGACCTTGCCGCCGCGATCCAGGCGGCCACCCGCGCTGTACTTTCTGCCCACGAGCTGGACGCATCCGTCGTCCCGGACACCGTCACCGTGGAACGACCCCGCAACCCCGAGCACGGCGACTACGCCACCAACATTGCTCTCCAGGTGGCCAAGAAAGCGGGCACCAACCCGCGTGAGCTCGCCGGTTGGCTGGTCGAGGCCCTGGCAGACAACGGCGCCTTCGCCAGCGCTGAGGTGGCCGGCCCGGGCTTTATTAACCTGCGCCTGGCCGCCGATGCTCAGGGCAAGATCGTCACCGACATCCTCGCCGCGGCTGACACCTACGGCGGGTCGAATATCTATGCTGGCCAGAAAATCAACTTGGAGTTCGTCTCCGCGAACCCGACCGGCCCCGTCCACCTGGGCGGCACACGCTGGGCGGCGGTGGGCGACTCGCTTGGCCGTGTCTTGGAGGCGGTGGGCGCGGAAGTAACCCGTGAATACTATTTCAACGACCACGGCGGGCAAATCGACAGGTTCGCGCGCTCCCTGGTGGCAGCGGCCAAGGGAGAGCCGGCCCCGGAGGACGGCTATGGTGGCGCCTATATCTCCGAGATCGCTGAAAAGGTCGTAGTCATACGCCCGGACGCTCTCGACGGCACCGACGCTGAGGTGCAGGAGAATTTTCGCGCCGCAGGTGTGGAGATGATGTTCGCTCACATCAAGGACTCCCTGGAGCAGTTCGGTGTGAACTTCGATGTGTTCTTCCACGAAAACTCTCTGTTTGAATCCGGTGCGGTGGACCAAGCTATCGCCACCTTGAAAGACAACGGCAATCTGTACGAGCAGGACGGCGCGTGGTGGTTGCGTTCGAGCGACTTCGGCGATGACAAAGACCGCGTTGTGATCAAATCCGACGGCAACGCCGCCTACATCGCCGGCGACATCGCCTATGTGGCCGACAAATTCAGCCGCGGACACACACTTGCCATCTACATGCTGGGGGCCGACCACCACGGCTATATTGCACGCTTGCGTGCCGCCGCGGCCGCACTGGGGTACAACCCGGAGGCGGTGGAGGTGCTCATCGGGCAAATGGTTAACCTGGTGCGCGAAGGCACACCGGTGAAGATGTCGAAGCGGGCCGGCACCATCATCACCCTCGACGACCTGGTTGAGGCGATCGGCGTCGATGGGGCGCGCTACGCGCTGGTGCGCTCGTCGGTGGACCAAAGCCTCGATATCGACCTGGATCTGTGGACAAAAGCATCTTCCGATAATCCTGTCTACTACGTGCAGTATGGGCACGCGCGGCTGTGCTCCATCGCGCGACGGGCCGATGAGGCGGCAGTGGCCATCGGAGATCCGGACGTTTCCTTGCTCGTGCACGACAAGGAGGGTGATTTGATCCGCACCCTTGGCGAGTTTCCAGCCGTGGTCACAGCCGCCGCCGAGCTGCGCGAGCCGCACCGCATCGCCCGCTACGCCGAGGAACTGGCCAGCTCTTTCCACAAGTTCTACGACTCGTGCCAGATCCTGCCGAAGGCGGGGGAGGACCCGGCTGCGATCCACTCCGCGCGTCTTGCTCTCGCTATGGCGACCCGCCAGGTGCTGTCTAACGCCCTCAACCTGGTGGGCGTGAGCGCGCCGGAGAGGATGTAA
- the lysA gene encoding diaminopimelate decarboxylase produces the protein MSPAQHYSEHFNDLPGHVWPRGAARQDDGVVTIAGVPLPEIVEEYDTPVMVVDEDDFRSRCRDMARAFEGAENVHYASKAFLTRRIARWVDEEGLALDVASENELRIALAAGFPAERITVHGNNKSVSFLRLCVESQVGHVVIDSHQELASLNAVAGELGAIQDVFVRVKPGVDAHTHEFVATSHEDQKFGLSLASGSAFAAAVDAIEAAHLRLTGLHCHVGSQVFDAEGFKLAAERVLQLYRQIHEERSVALDYLDLGGGYGIAYLPQEEPLDVTAVAQDLLRAVRQVAAEVGIAAPTVVVEPGRAIAGPSTVTVYTAGTIKDVHTSYTHTRRYIAVDGGMSDNIRPALYQSEYDARVVNRFVEGKEIDTRLVGSHCESGDILIQDAVWPEGIESGDLIALAATGAYCYSMASNYNAFARPAVVSVRAGRTTLMIRRETLEDLLAREV, from the coding sequence GTGAGCCCGGCCCAGCATTATTCGGAGCACTTCAACGACCTGCCGGGGCATGTGTGGCCGCGCGGCGCCGCCCGACAAGACGACGGCGTGGTCACCATCGCTGGGGTGCCCTTGCCAGAAATTGTCGAGGAATACGACACGCCCGTCATGGTGGTGGACGAGGACGATTTCCGTTCCCGCTGCCGCGATATGGCGCGCGCCTTTGAGGGGGCGGAAAACGTCCACTACGCCTCGAAGGCTTTTTTGACCCGGCGCATCGCGCGCTGGGTGGATGAGGAGGGCCTCGCCCTTGACGTTGCCAGTGAAAACGAGCTGCGTATCGCGCTGGCCGCGGGTTTTCCGGCGGAGCGAATTACCGTCCACGGCAACAACAAGTCTGTTTCTTTTCTGCGTTTGTGTGTTGAGTCGCAGGTGGGCCACGTGGTCATCGACTCCCACCAGGAACTCGCCTCGCTTAACGCGGTGGCAGGTGAGCTAGGGGCAATCCAGGACGTTTTCGTGCGCGTCAAGCCCGGCGTGGATGCGCACACCCACGAGTTCGTCGCCACCAGCCACGAAGACCAAAAGTTTGGGCTTTCGCTTGCCTCGGGGTCTGCTTTCGCCGCGGCTGTGGACGCGATCGAAGCGGCACACCTGAGGCTGACGGGCCTGCATTGCCACGTCGGATCGCAGGTTTTCGACGCGGAAGGCTTCAAGTTGGCTGCCGAGCGTGTTCTCCAGCTCTACCGCCAGATCCACGAGGAGCGTTCAGTGGCGTTGGACTACCTTGATTTAGGCGGCGGCTATGGCATCGCCTACCTGCCGCAGGAAGAACCCCTCGATGTCACTGCGGTGGCGCAGGATTTGTTGCGTGCGGTTCGGCAGGTCGCTGCGGAGGTGGGGATCGCCGCGCCGACGGTGGTGGTGGAGCCGGGCCGGGCGATTGCTGGTCCTTCGACGGTGACTGTCTACACTGCGGGCACTATCAAAGACGTCCACACCTCCTACACGCACACTCGACGCTACATCGCCGTCGACGGCGGCATGAGCGATAACATTCGCCCTGCCCTCTACCAGTCGGAGTACGACGCGCGTGTGGTTAACCGTTTCGTTGAGGGCAAGGAAATCGACACTCGGCTGGTGGGCTCGCACTGCGAGTCCGGCGACATTTTGATCCAGGATGCGGTGTGGCCAGAGGGAATCGAAAGCGGCGACCTTATAGCGCTGGCGGCCACGGGCGCCTACTGCTACTCCATGGCGTCGAATTACAACGCTTTCGCCCGTCCTGCTGTGGTGTCTGTCCGTGCGGGCCGCACCACTTTGATGATCCGCCGCGAAACGCTCGAGGACCTGCTTGCACGGGAGGTTTGA
- a CDS encoding homoserine dehydrogenase, whose product MTAAHVENRNGNFPGKGIGEAVGVAILGKGTVGSEVLRLIGEFSDNLEHRIGGRIEVRGVAVSDVTKHAGAPGLEGIELTDDARSLISRDDIDIVVELIGGIDYPRELVLQALKNGKSVVTANKALVAAHADELSTAANEAGVDLYYEAAVAAAIPVVGMLRRSLAGDQVQRISGIVNGTTNFILDAMTTTGMGYDEALAEATRLGYAEADPTADVEGHDAASKAAILASMGFHTRVNFADVYCEGITKITADDINAATESGHTIKLLAICERLVDAAGNTTGVNARVHPTLVPNEHPLASVDKSYNAIFVEAEAAGRLMFYGNGAGGAPTASAVLGDLVGAARNKVHGGRAPADNPYADYPVVDFGEVTSRYHINMTVNDRVGVLSDLARTFAEAGVSLSAVRQEESGKEAHLIVVTHSASEKNLRGIVDKLSEHEDVRAVNSVIRLDA is encoded by the coding sequence ATGACGGCAGCACATGTGGAAAATCGCAACGGTAACTTCCCTGGTAAAGGAATCGGCGAGGCGGTCGGTGTGGCCATTTTGGGCAAAGGCACCGTTGGCTCCGAAGTGCTGCGCTTAATCGGTGAATTTAGCGACAACCTCGAGCACCGCATCGGCGGACGCATCGAAGTCCGTGGCGTGGCGGTCAGCGATGTGACCAAGCATGCCGGCGCGCCAGGTCTGGAAGGCATCGAGCTTACCGACGACGCCCGCTCGCTCATTTCCCGCGACGATATTGACATTGTTGTCGAGCTTATCGGCGGTATCGATTACCCGCGCGAGCTGGTTCTGCAGGCGTTGAAGAACGGCAAATCAGTCGTCACCGCCAACAAAGCTCTTGTGGCGGCGCACGCCGACGAGCTGTCCACGGCGGCTAATGAGGCCGGGGTGGACTTGTATTATGAGGCGGCCGTGGCCGCAGCCATCCCCGTCGTGGGCATGTTGCGCCGCTCCTTGGCCGGTGACCAGGTGCAGCGCATCTCCGGCATCGTCAACGGCACTACTAACTTCATCCTCGACGCCATGACCACCACCGGCATGGGCTACGACGAGGCTTTGGCCGAGGCGACTCGTTTAGGCTACGCCGAGGCGGATCCGACGGCTGATGTCGAGGGCCACGACGCTGCTTCCAAGGCCGCGATTCTTGCTTCCATGGGTTTTCACACCCGCGTGAACTTCGCGGACGTCTACTGCGAGGGCATCACCAAGATCACCGCGGACGATATCAACGCGGCCACGGAATCCGGCCACACGATCAAATTGCTTGCCATCTGCGAAAGGCTTGTCGACGCCGCCGGCAACACCACGGGCGTCAACGCGCGTGTCCACCCGACTTTGGTGCCGAATGAGCACCCGTTGGCCAGCGTGGACAAGTCCTACAACGCGATCTTTGTGGAGGCCGAGGCCGCCGGGCGTCTCATGTTCTACGGCAACGGTGCTGGTGGTGCCCCCACTGCCTCCGCGGTACTGGGGGACTTAGTCGGTGCTGCGCGCAACAAGGTCCACGGCGGTCGCGCCCCAGCCGACAACCCTTATGCCGACTACCCAGTGGTGGACTTCGGTGAGGTCACCAGCCGCTACCACATCAATATGACGGTCAATGATCGCGTTGGGGTGCTCTCTGACTTGGCGCGTACCTTTGCGGAGGCAGGGGTGTCCCTGTCCGCGGTGCGCCAGGAGGAATCCGGTAAAGAGGCCCACCTAATTGTGGTGACCCACTCGGCGAGTGAGAAGAACCTGCGCGGCATCGTCGACAAGCTCAGCGAGCACGAGGACGTGCGCGCGGTCAACTCCGTCATCCGCCTCGACGCGTAA
- the thrB gene encoding homoserine kinase codes for MANELPLGLKATVTVPGSSANLGPGFDTLGLALGIYDTVEVEVTASGLEIDIFGEGADELPRDSSHLVVKAIRSTLKAADVLAPGLKVTCTNAIPQSRGLGSSASAAVAGVVAANTLAGSPLDTETVVQLASAFEGHPDNAAASVLGGAVVSWTDVPVDGVSHPSYRAVGIDVHPSIRATALVPDFHASTNAVRKVLPSHVTHTDARFNVSRTAVMTVAIQHHPELLWEGTRDRLHQPYRADVLPVTSEWVNHLRNRGYAAFLSGAGPTALVLSTEPVPGKILDAAREAGLRVIDLDIAGPATAELTRG; via the coding sequence ATGGCGAACGAGCTTCCCCTCGGCCTGAAGGCCACCGTCACCGTCCCGGGCTCCTCGGCGAACCTCGGGCCCGGCTTCGACACCCTCGGCTTGGCCTTGGGCATCTACGACACCGTCGAGGTGGAGGTCACCGCCTCCGGCCTCGAGATCGACATCTTCGGTGAGGGCGCCGACGAGCTGCCCCGCGACTCGTCCCACCTCGTGGTCAAAGCGATCCGCTCCACGCTGAAAGCCGCCGACGTCTTAGCGCCCGGGCTGAAAGTCACCTGCACCAACGCTATTCCGCAGTCGCGCGGGCTGGGATCTTCCGCCTCCGCTGCCGTCGCCGGCGTCGTGGCCGCGAACACCCTGGCGGGGTCCCCGCTTGATACCGAGACGGTGGTGCAACTGGCGTCGGCCTTCGAGGGCCACCCCGACAACGCCGCCGCCTCCGTGCTCGGCGGGGCCGTGGTGTCCTGGACCGATGTGCCTGTCGACGGCGTTTCCCACCCCTCCTACCGGGCGGTGGGCATCGACGTGCACCCCTCGATCCGCGCGACCGCCCTCGTGCCCGACTTCCACGCCTCCACCAACGCGGTGCGCAAGGTGCTGCCCAGCCACGTCACGCATACCGACGCCCGCTTCAACGTTTCGCGCACGGCCGTGATGACGGTGGCTATCCAGCACCACCCGGAGCTGCTGTGGGAAGGCACGCGCGACCGGCTGCACCAGCCGTACCGCGCCGACGTGCTGCCGGTGACCTCGGAGTGGGTCAACCATCTGCGCAACCGCGGTTACGCCGCTTTCCTGTCGGGCGCGGGCCCGACCGCGCTGGTGCTGAGTACCGAGCCGGTGCCGGGGAAGATCCTCGACGCCGCCCGCGAGGCCGGGCTGCGCGTGATCGACTTGGACATCGCCGGGCCTGCCACGGCTGAATTAACCCGGGGCTGA